Proteins encoded together in one Impatiens glandulifera chromosome 1, dImpGla2.1, whole genome shotgun sequence window:
- the LOC124922868 gene encoding probable E3 ubiquitin-protein ligase HERC4, which produces MEDQVTSVSIIEELPSDLILCILKSDCLSVSDFACLETTCTTFGGIREQLHPTLKFRSLVDLAVFRLCESHPIYSCLNESRKKTLLLRMGNNWKQALNFLRSVEESSDSVQSKSGSGYIQVTAGISFTIVLKDYSVYISGVRYLGDHLLKDHLKYHKFTLISFDQQPLTSSYVDNIVSVSTMYNHAAFITQSGKVFTCGNNSSGCCGHTTGGYSLKPRLVEGALKGIPCKQVAIGNKFTVFLTREGRVYTCGRNSHGQLGHGDMVDRPTPMIVESLVDCLVVQVSVGLAFTLALTSDGNLYSFGSGEDWCLGHRVEKNELRPRLVKFFKRRNIHILRVSAGAVHVVALDSSGLVYTWGRGEVSQLCNIEYIDDFKSRETTPYLVNSLKSQIAIQVIN; this is translated from the exons ATGGAAGATCAAGTTACAAGTGTATCAATTATTGAGGAACTGCCATCAGATTTGATCCTATGTATCCTTAAATCCGACTGCTTGAGCGTGTCTGATTTTGCTTGTTTGGAGACAACTTGCACTACATTCGGTGGAATCAGAGAACAGCTTCACCCAACATTAAAGTTCCGATCTTTAGTTGATTTGGCAGTGTTTCGTCTATGTGAATCTCATCCAATATACTCATGTTTGAACGAAAGTCGAAAAAAAACACTTTTGCTTAGGATGGGCAACAACTGGAAGCAAGCATTGAATTTCTTGCGATCTGTTGAAGAATCCTCAGATTCTGTTCAAAGTAAATCAGGATCAGGTTATATACAGGTGACGGCAGGAATTTCTTTTACAATTGTTTTGAAGGATTATTCGGTGTACATTTCGGGTGTTCGTTATTTGGGTGACCATTTATTGAAGGACCATTTAAAATATCACAAGTTTACTCTGATTAGCTTCGACCAGCAGCCGTTAACATCATCATATGTGGATAATATAGTCTCTGTCTCTACCATGTATAATCATGCTGCTTTTATTACGCAATCAGGAAAAGTTTTTACATGTGGTAACAATTCGTCAGGTTGTTGTGGGCATACAACAGGTGGGTATAGCCTTAAACCTCGGCTTGTGGAAGGCGCATTGAAGGGAATCCCATGCAAACAAGTTGCAATCGGTAATAAATTCACTGTCTTTCTTACAAGAGAGGGTCGAGTATATACTTGTGGGAGAAACAGTCACGGTCAGCTTGGTCATGGAGATATGGTGGATAGACCGACACCTATGATAGTAGAATCGCTTGTAGATTGTTTAGTAGTTCAGGTTTCAGTTGGTCTAGCATTTACATTAGCTCTAACTAGCGATGGCAACTTGTATTCATTCGGGTCCGGCGAGGATTGGTGTTTGGGTCACAGAGTTGAAAAGAATGAGCTACGCCCTCGTCtggttaagttctttaaaaGAAGGAATATTCACATTCTTAGAGTCTCTGCAGGAGCTGTTCATGTTGTAGCTCTCGATTCTAGTGGATtg gttTATACTTGGGGGAGAGGTGAAGTAAGCCAGTTATGTAATATAGAATATATAGACGATTTTAAAAGCCGTGAAACCACACCATATTTAGTGAACAGCCTGAAGAGTCAGATTGCTATACaggttattaattaa